The sequence TGAAGGAGCTAACAAATGACTGTTTAGCAATCAGCAATGTAAGCGAAGGCAAAGAAATCATTGCAGATCGGGTAAGACGCCTGTGTTGCACAAAATCGTGGAAATTTCTCATTGTTATTGATGACGTTGATCATCATCAACAACTGCAAGCTCTTCTTAGGGCGGAGGACGTTTTGGGATCAGATAGTTTGGTAGTAGTCACAGCCCGTAATAAGGCGGTTCTTAAACTCTCAGGAATCTCCTTATTTTACGAAATCGACCCAATGTCCTCGAAAGATGCTGAAAAGTTGCTGCGTAGAACCGCCTTTCATCAATCCGAATCGACTAATGGATTCGACGATTTGATCCAGACTGCTCTGAGGAAGTGTGGCTGCTTTCCAGAATTTCTAAGGAGTTTAGGCGGAAATCTCCATTTGTATGGCATTAATGAAAAACAAAAGTGGGAGGTTGAGCTGCAAATGATGATGCCTGAAATATTCAGAGTTATCTGcggtgatctagaagaagaggaGAGACAGATATTTCTGGATATTGCTTGCTTTTTCGAAAAAATGGACAAGAACTCAGCGATACGTGTGTGGGATGGATTCGGATGGAGAGGCGCGCGAGTTCTTCAAAAGCTGGAGTATATGTGCCTTGTTCAATGTGACGAAACTACTAATTGCCTCTCAATTCCGGACTATCTTCGTGGTTTGGGACAAGAGATAGCAGATCGGCAGCTTCACAACGCACCAGATCTCCCTTTTCGTCTATGGTGTCCAAATGCAGCTGGAAACTTTCCCAAAGAACCACTGCTGCAGGTACTTAGATATTTAAGACCATTCGTATATACTGAAAATTTGGGGAAAGCATACATAAAATTGCTCATATTTTTTAATCATAATTGCTCATATTTTTTAATCATAATTGCTCATGCAGGCAGGCGCAAAAATAAGGGGAACCAGACAGGCGAGCCACAAGAAACAGTCTAAAATAGAGCTTCTTGATGTAAGTGGCGATATTCCTCGCGCTGCTTTTGGAAATCGTTTAAAAAAATTGCTATGGCTTCGTTGGGAGAATTGTCCTGAAACAGCCAGTTTTCCGCCAGACATGAACACCTTACGGGTCTTGGAATTGATCAAAGGAAATCTCCGAACACTGGATCTTTGTTTGAAGGTATGTTCTCATAAATCTCTTCAAGCTTATCCAGACCATATAATGGTTACCAATACACAATTAGCATTGTCTTAGTTGTTTCTAGCGTTGTGTACTCATGTCGAAATAAATATATTCCCAAAAATGCAGCAGTCAGTAGAGATGAGAGAGATAAGAGTAATAGAATGCACCAGACTAGAACAAATTCCACCAACAATAGGATTGCTGAATCATTTGGAGAAGGTGACTTTGGATGGCACTACTAGTCTGGCATCTCTGCCACCAGAATTCTGCAAACTGCAAGCTTTGAAACACCTGGTGCTTCGGCAATGTGAATGCCTGATATCCTTGCCAGACGACTTTGGGAAATTGATAAATTTGCAATACATAGACTTTTCTTATTGTCGACTGCTATCTTCACTGCCTCAATCTTTCCGTGAATTGACAGAACTGAAAACTCTTGACCTGAGAAATTGTGGAAACCTGGTAATCCAGGCAGATGTATTTGACAAAATTAGATGCATTGAGGAGTTGACAATGGAAAACTGCAAGGAATTAAAGATGTTGCCAACAGAAACCACATCGCAAGCTTCATTGAGGAAGCTTAATTTGTTTGGTACCAGCTTAGAAGAACTGCCGGGTGATCTCGATAAGCTGACAAACGTGCAGCAATTGCTAATAGGGAGTCCCTTTTTGCAGAGTTTACCCCATTCTCTTAAGAATCTGCCCTCGTTGATGGAGCTTGATCTCCTAAATTGCACACTGCTAACCTCCTATTCCAAGTCCTATGGGCGGCTACGTCTTTTGGATTCTCCTCAACCCCAATTACAGCCAGAGGAGGCCAATATTGTCCGAACTCTATATATGTACCGTCGTTCCTGAATTCGG is a genomic window of Cryptomeria japonica chromosome 7, Sugi_1.0, whole genome shotgun sequence containing:
- the LOC131072310 gene encoding probable disease resistance protein RPP1 isoform X5, encoding MSSMRTWESLRLPYASMLCIIYHSFSERGVNVFINTEEFVGGKDMPSSISEAISTSSVRIAILSPKYAESHWCLEELHLMQNTSATFIPVFYEVPPGNLLQLRNNKGIYEKAFRELERELGSDRIVKWKEALFKVSNISGFFVSEKFDRDMGELAAAVCSEVMKHLRRVWKRTTDGFLGLEKAIDDFKNFLDVNREQSEKVKIVGIVGTPGCGKTTLAEEFYYRHRISFDRSSLLIGVRESSKKNGLPTLQSQLLKELTNDCLAISNVSEGKEIIADRVRRLCCTKSWKFLIVIDDVDHHQQLQALLRAEDVLGSDSLVVVTARNKAVLKLSGISLFYEIDPMSSKDAEKLLRRTAFHQSESTNGFDDLIQTALRKCGCFPEFLRSLGGNLHLYGINEKQKWEVELQMMMPEIFRVICGDLEEEERQIFLDIACFFEKMDKNSAIRVWDGFGWRGARVLQKLEYMCLVQCDETTNCLSIPDYLRGLGQEIADRQLHNAPDLPFRLWCPNAAGNFPKEPLLQAGAKIRGTRQASHKKQSKIELLDVSGDIPRAAFGNRLKKLLWLRWENCPETASFPPDMNTLRVLELIKGNLRTLDLCLKQSVEMREIRVIECTRLEQIPPTIGLLNHLEKVTLDGTTSLASLPPEFCKLQALKHLVLRQCECLISLPDDFGKLINLQYIDFSYCRLLSSLPQSFRELTELKTLDLRNCGNLVIQADVFDKIRCIEELTMENCKELKMLPTETTSQASLRKLNLFGTSLEELPGDLDKLTNVQQLLIGSPFLQSLPHSLKNLPSLMELDLLNCTLLTSYSKSYGRLRLLDSPQPQLQPEEANIVRTLYMYRRS
- the LOC131072310 gene encoding disease resistance protein Roq1 isoform X2 encodes the protein MASSSEDQRTLCSSIKPYHVFLSHRGPDTKKTLASFIYHSLSESGMNVFFDKREFVPGQELPSTIDSAISFSSVQIAILSPRYAESHWCLEELNLMQKTVKSGDAQIIPVFCDVLPRDVDEPQNNEGIYAESFGELEQKMNGREKRFKPTKIEEWKKAVYEVSTSPRPLVLYEFDEDLGKLAVAVCEHVMYHLGRKRFDGSVRQEKPSFLKPYNVFISHHGPDTKNTLASFIYHSFSERGVNVFINTEEFVGGKDMPSSISEAISTSSVRIAILSPKYAESHWCLEELHLMQNTSATFIPVFYEVPPGNLLQLRNNKGIYEKAFRELERELGSDRIVKWKEALFKVSNISGFFVSEKFDRDMGELAAAVCSEVMKHLRRVWKRTTDGFLGLEKAIDDFKNFLDVNREQSEKVKIVGIVGTPGCGKTTLAEEFYYRHRISFDRSSLLIGVRESSKKNGLPTLQSQLLKELTNDCLAISNVSEGKEIIADRVRRLCCTKSWKFLIVIDDVDHHQQLQALLRAEDVLGSDSLVVVTARNKAVLKLSGISLFYEIDPMSSKDAEKLLRRTAFHQSESTNGFDDLIQTALRKCGCFPEFLRSLGGNLHLYGINEKQKWEVELQMMMPEIFRVICGDLEEEERQIFLDIACFFEKMDKNSAIRVWDGFGWRGARVLQKLEYMCLVQCDETTNCLSIPDYLRGLGQEIADRQLHNAPDLPFRLWCPNAAGNFPKEPLLQAGAKIRGTRQASHKKQSKIELLDVSGDIPRAAFGNRLKKLLWLRWENCPETASFPPDMNTLRVLELIKGNLRTLDLCLKSVEMREIRVIECTRLEQIPPTIGLLNHLEKVTLDGTTSLASLPPEFCKLQALKHLVLRQCECLISLPDDFGKLINLQYIDFSYCRLLSSLPQSFRELTELKTLDLRNCGNLVIQADVFDKIRCIEELTMENCKELKMLPTETTSQASLRKLNLFGTSLEELPGDLDKLTNVQQLLIGSPFLQSLPHSLKNLPSLMELDLLNCTLLTSYSKSYGRLRLLDSPQPQLQPEEANIVRTLYMYRRS
- the LOC131072310 gene encoding disease resistance protein Roq1 isoform X1 — encoded protein: MASSSEDQRTLCSSIKPYHVFLSHRGPDTKKTLASFIYHSLSESGMNVFFDKREFVPGQELPSTIDSAISFSSVQIAILSPRYAESHWCLEELNLMQKTVKSGDAQIIPVFCDVLPRDVDEPQNNEGIYAESFGELEQKMNGREKRFKPTKIEEWKKAVYEVSTSPRPLVLYEFDEDLGKLAVAVCEHVMYHLGRKRFDGSVRQEKPSFLKPYNVFISHHGPDTKNTLASFIYHSFSERGVNVFINTEEFVGGKDMPSSISEAISTSSVRIAILSPKYAESHWCLEELHLMQNTSATFIPVFYEVPPGNLLQLRNNKGIYEKAFRELERELGSDRIVKWKEALFKVSNISGFFVSEKFDRDMGELAAAVCSEVMKHLRRVWKRTTDGFLGLEKAIDDFKNFLDVNREQSEKVKIVGIVGTPGCGKTTLAEEFYYRHRISFDRSSLLIGVRESSKKNGLPTLQSQLLKELTNDCLAISNVSEGKEIIADRVRRLCCTKSWKFLIVIDDVDHHQQLQALLRAEDVLGSDSLVVVTARNKAVLKLSGISLFYEIDPMSSKDAEKLLRRTAFHQSESTNGFDDLIQTALRKCGCFPEFLRSLGGNLHLYGINEKQKWEVELQMMMPEIFRVICGDLEEEERQIFLDIACFFEKMDKNSAIRVWDGFGWRGARVLQKLEYMCLVQCDETTNCLSIPDYLRGLGQEIADRQLHNAPDLPFRLWCPNAAGNFPKEPLLQAGAKIRGTRQASHKKQSKIELLDVSGDIPRAAFGNRLKKLLWLRWENCPETASFPPDMNTLRVLELIKGNLRTLDLCLKQSVEMREIRVIECTRLEQIPPTIGLLNHLEKVTLDGTTSLASLPPEFCKLQALKHLVLRQCECLISLPDDFGKLINLQYIDFSYCRLLSSLPQSFRELTELKTLDLRNCGNLVIQADVFDKIRCIEELTMENCKELKMLPTETTSQASLRKLNLFGTSLEELPGDLDKLTNVQQLLIGSPFLQSLPHSLKNLPSLMELDLLNCTLLTSYSKSYGRLRLLDSPQPQLQPEEANIVRTLYMYRRS
- the LOC131072310 gene encoding probable disease resistance protein RPP1 isoform X4, with protein sequence MEEGSVRRTWESLRLPYASMLCIIYHSFSERGVNVFINTEEFVGGKDMPSSISEAISTSSVRIAILSPKYAESHWCLEELHLMQNTSATFIPVFYEVPPGNLLQLRNNKGIYEKAFRELERELGSDRIVKWKEALFKVSNISGFFVSEKFDRDMGELAAAVCSEVMKHLRRVWKRTTDGFLGLEKAIDDFKNFLDVNREQSEKVKIVGIVGTPGCGKTTLAEEFYYRHRISFDRSSLLIGVRESSKKNGLPTLQSQLLKELTNDCLAISNVSEGKEIIADRVRRLCCTKSWKFLIVIDDVDHHQQLQALLRAEDVLGSDSLVVVTARNKAVLKLSGISLFYEIDPMSSKDAEKLLRRTAFHQSESTNGFDDLIQTALRKCGCFPEFLRSLGGNLHLYGINEKQKWEVELQMMMPEIFRVICGDLEEEERQIFLDIACFFEKMDKNSAIRVWDGFGWRGARVLQKLEYMCLVQCDETTNCLSIPDYLRGLGQEIADRQLHNAPDLPFRLWCPNAAGNFPKEPLLQAGAKIRGTRQASHKKQSKIELLDVSGDIPRAAFGNRLKKLLWLRWENCPETASFPPDMNTLRVLELIKGNLRTLDLCLKQSVEMREIRVIECTRLEQIPPTIGLLNHLEKVTLDGTTSLASLPPEFCKLQALKHLVLRQCECLISLPDDFGKLINLQYIDFSYCRLLSSLPQSFRELTELKTLDLRNCGNLVIQADVFDKIRCIEELTMENCKELKMLPTETTSQASLRKLNLFGTSLEELPGDLDKLTNVQQLLIGSPFLQSLPHSLKNLPSLMELDLLNCTLLTSYSKSYGRLRLLDSPQPQLQPEEANIVRTLYMYRRS
- the LOC131072310 gene encoding probable disease resistance protein RPP1 isoform X3, encoding MYHLGRKRFDGSVRQEKPSFLKPYNVFISHHGPDTKNTLASFIYHSFSERGVNVFINTEEFVGGKDMPSSISEAISTSSVRIAILSPKYAESHWCLEELHLMQNTSATFIPVFYEVPPGNLLQLRNNKGIYEKAFRELERELGSDRIVKWKEALFKVSNISGFFVSEKFDRDMGELAAAVCSEVMKHLRRVWKRTTDGFLGLEKAIDDFKNFLDVNREQSEKVKIVGIVGTPGCGKTTLAEEFYYRHRISFDRSSLLIGVRESSKKNGLPTLQSQLLKELTNDCLAISNVSEGKEIIADRVRRLCCTKSWKFLIVIDDVDHHQQLQALLRAEDVLGSDSLVVVTARNKAVLKLSGISLFYEIDPMSSKDAEKLLRRTAFHQSESTNGFDDLIQTALRKCGCFPEFLRSLGGNLHLYGINEKQKWEVELQMMMPEIFRVICGDLEEEERQIFLDIACFFEKMDKNSAIRVWDGFGWRGARVLQKLEYMCLVQCDETTNCLSIPDYLRGLGQEIADRQLHNAPDLPFRLWCPNAAGNFPKEPLLQAGAKIRGTRQASHKKQSKIELLDVSGDIPRAAFGNRLKKLLWLRWENCPETASFPPDMNTLRVLELIKGNLRTLDLCLKQSVEMREIRVIECTRLEQIPPTIGLLNHLEKVTLDGTTSLASLPPEFCKLQALKHLVLRQCECLISLPDDFGKLINLQYIDFSYCRLLSSLPQSFRELTELKTLDLRNCGNLVIQADVFDKIRCIEELTMENCKELKMLPTETTSQASLRKLNLFGTSLEELPGDLDKLTNVQQLLIGSPFLQSLPHSLKNLPSLMELDLLNCTLLTSYSKSYGRLRLLDSPQPQLQPEEANIVRTLYMYRRS